A stretch of Mytilus edulis chromosome 11, xbMytEdul2.2, whole genome shotgun sequence DNA encodes these proteins:
- the LOC139496415 gene encoding uncharacterized protein, giving the protein MKTKKVVSQLLRLENHENNSSHSSYNEHTSLNMCSDDEIQFGPVLADIDDIYDSTIPLNDIHTQSDSQPENSYIANDPGIITNSLGIIADGPGLINNEQLFLDPFHSVKIRVHRGNLMIEMMKIFSDPTIMYATFSDVSMILPTGKAEEGVGEGIFRDCLTEFWNEFMDNCCIGNSQKVPTIRHDFQEEQWLSIGRIIFKGWQIANYLPIGLSIIVMENAMYGKFKSDLMENFLCFITEEDKTLFSTALKDYESVDNDELIEALENHSCRSAVTKESITRILLEIAHKEMVQECNFITDAWAKILSQLGQSLSYENLTEIYSKMEPSNRKVTKMLHFSDNLSNLEREVMNHLQRYVRELDKVLLKKFLRFCTGSDLILDGKDTITVEFVVLDGFGCRPIAHTCGRVLRIPRNYENFTIFRSEFNNILNTSVWVMDIV; this is encoded by the coding sequence ATGAAGACCAAAAAAGTAGTTTCACAGCTGTTGAGgttagaaaaccatgaaaataacaGTTCTCATAGTTCTTATAATGAGCATACCAGTTTGAACATGTGCAGTGATGATGAAATTCAGTTTGGACCTGTATTGGCtgatattgatgatatttatGACTCAACAATTCCTTTGAATGATATCCACACTCAATCTGACAGTCAGCCAGAGAATAGTTATATAGCCAATGATCCTGGAATAATCACTAATAGTCTTGGAATAATCGCCGATGGTCCTGGATTAATAAATAATGAACAATTATTTCTTGATCCATTCCATTCTGTGAAAATTAGGGTTCATAGAGGAAATTTAATGAtagaaatgatgaaaatattttcagATCCAACAATAATGTATGCTACATTTTCTGATGTCAGTATGATATTGCCAACTGGAAAAGCGGAAGAAGGGGTAGGGGAAGGAATTTTTAGAGATTGCCTTACTGAATTTTGGAATGAGTTTATGGACAATTGTTGCATTGGAAATTCACAGAAAGTCCCTACAATAAGACACGATTTTCAAGAGGAGCAGTGGCTGTCCATTGGCAGAATTATATTTAAAGGATGGCAGATAGCCAATTACTTGCCCATTGGACTTTCCATAATTGTTATGGAAAATGCAATGTATGGAAAGTTTAAGTCAGATTTAATGgaaaattttctttgttttatcaCTGAGGAAGACAAAACATTATTTTCCACTGCTTTAAAAGATTACGAGTCAGTTGATAATGATGAACTTATAGAAGCTTTAGAGAACCATAGCTGCAGGTCTGCAGTCACAAAAGAAAGCATTACACGTATTTTGCTAGAAATCGCACACAAGGAAATGGTTCAGGAGTGCAACTTTATAACTGATGCTTGGGCCAAGATATTATCTCAACTCGGACAGTCTCTTTCTTATGAGAATTTGACAGAAATATACAGTAAAATGGAACCCAGCAATCGCAAAGTTACCAAAATGCTGCATTTTTCAGATAATTTGTCTAATTTGGAACGTGAAGTTATGAACCACCTTCAGCGGTATGTTAGAGAACTTGATAAAGTATTGTTGAAAAAATTTCTTAGATTTTGCACTGGAtctgatttaattttggatgGAAAGGATACAATCACTGTTGAATTTGTAGTTCTTGATGGTTTTGGGTGTCGACCAATAGCCCATACATGTGGTCGTGTTCTCAGAATACcaagaaattatgaaaattttactATTTTCCGTAGCGAATTCaacaacattttaaatacttcTGTATGGGTAATGGACATTGTATAA